A single Muntiacus reevesi chromosome 9, mMunRee1.1, whole genome shotgun sequence DNA region contains:
- the LOC136175762 gene encoding ecto-ADP-ribosyltransferase 5-like, with product MLAALLIILGRLSLYILTRVGLYFTRQGITIQYLRLAPDTFDDAYVGCSEEMEEKAVLLLEKEMANHALLRESWETAQKAWEQKRPGLILPPGFRSQHGIAIIVYTNSSNTLYRELNQAVRTGGGSWESYMNHFPFKALHFYLTRALQLLRGGEGCSREPGQVVFRGVRRIHFEPKSVGDSIRLGQFASSSLDEAVARRFGNATFFSLRTCFGAPIQALSVFPEEREVLIPPYEVFEVTSFSKEGNQSLVTLSSSDQMCSHFNCAYLGEKKRLSCESVPIGGQGDSLSKRAFTLLS from the exons ATGCTGGCAGCTCTGTTGATCATCCTTGGCCGCCTCAgcctctacatcctcaccagggTTGGCCTTTACTTCACCAGACAG GGTATTACCATCCAGTACCTGAGGCTGGCTCCAGATACATTTGATGATGCCTATGTGGGCTGCTCggaggagatggaggagaaagcAGTGCTTCTGttagagaaggagatggccaaCCATGCCCTGCTGCGGGAGTCCTGGGAGACAGCCCAGAAGGCCTGGGAGCAAAAACGTCCAGGGCTCATTCTGCCTCCTGGCTTCAGAAGCCAGCACGGAATCGCCATCATCGTCTACACCAACTCATCCAACACTTTGTACCGGGAGCTGAACCAGGCTGTGCGGACTGGCGGTGGCTCCTGGGAGTCCTACATGAACCACTTCCCTTTCAAGGCCCTGCATTTCTACCTGACCCGGGCCCTGCAGCTGCTGCGGGGCGGTGAGGGCTGCAGCAGGGAACCCGGGCAGGTGGTGTTCCGAGGCGTGCGCAGGATTCACTTTGAACCCAAGAGTGTGGGGGACTCTATCCGCTTGGGCCAGTTTGCCTCCAGCTCCCTGGATGAGGCAGTGGCCCGCAGATTTGGTAATGCCACCTTCTTCTCTCTAAGGACTTGCTTTGGGGCCCCAATCCAGGCCCTGTCTGTCTTTCCTGAGGAGCGTGAGGTGCTGATCCCCCCATATGAAGTCTTCGAGGTGACGAGTTTCTCTAAGGAAGGAAACCAAAGCCTGGTGACTCTCTCCAGCAGTGATCAGATGTGCAGCCACTTTAACTGCGCCTATCTGGGTG AGAAGAAGAGGCTGAGCTGTGAGTCTGTGCCAA tAGGAGGACAGGGAGACTCACTCTCCAAGAGGGCCTTCACTCTGCTCTCCTAG
- the LOC136174304 gene encoding ecto-ADP-ribosyltransferase 5 isoform X2: MIRTTLLISLSCLSLYTLSSGVRYYDPGQGITIQYLSLAPDTFDDAYVGCSKEMEEKAVLLLEKEMANHALLRESWETAQKAWEQKRPGLILPPGFRSQHGIAIIVYTNSSNTLYRELNQAVRTGGGSWESYMNHFPFKALHFYLTRALQLLRGGGGCSREPGQVVFRGVRRIHFEPKSVGDSIRLGQFASSSLDEAVARRFGNATFFSLRTCFGAPIQALSVFPEEREVLIPPYEVFEVTNFSKEGNQSLVTLSSSDQMCSHFNCAYLGEKKRLSCESVPRGQGDSLSKRAFTLLSWKTLLLASWGFQLLGVGL; encoded by the exons ATGATACGGACGACTCTGCTGATCAGCCTCAGCTGTCTCAGCCTCTACACCCTCAGCAGTGGTGTCCGCTATTATGACCCCGGGCAG GGTATTACCATCCAGTACCTGAGCCTGGCTCCAGATACATTTGATGATGCCTATGTGGGCTGCTCgaaggagatggaggagaaagcAGTGCTTCTGttagagaaggagatggccaaCCATGCCCTGCTGCGGGAGTCCTGGGAGACAGCCCAGAAGGCCTGGGAGCAAAAACGTCCAGGGCTCATTCTGCCTCCTGGCTTCAGAAGCCAGCACGGAATCGCCATCATCGTCTACACCAACTCATCCAACACTTTGTACCGGGAGCTGAACCAGGCTGTGCGGACTGGCGGTGGCTCCTGGGAGTCCTACATGAACCACTTCCCTTTCAAGGCCCTGCATTTCTACCTGACCCGGGCCCTGCAGCTGCTGCGGGGCGGTGGGGGCTGCAGCAGGGAACCCGGGCAGGTGGTGTTCCGAGGCGTGCGCAGGATTCACTTTGAACCCAAGAGTGTGGGGGACTCTATCCGCTTGGGCCAGTTTGCCTCCAGCTCCCTGGATGAGGCAGTGGCCCGCAGATTTGGTAATGCCACCTTCTTCTCTCTAAGGACTTGCTTTGGGGCCCCAATCCAGGCCCTGTCTGTCTTTCCTGAGGAGCGTGAGGTGCTGATCCCCCCATATGAAGTCTTCGAGGTGACAAATTTCTCTAAGGAAGGAAACCAAAGCCTGGTGACTCTCTCCAGCAGTGATCAGATGTGCAGCCACTTTAACTGCGCCTATCTGGGTG AGAAGAAGAGGCTGAGCTGTGAGTCTGTGCCAA GAGGACAGGGAGACTCACTCTCCAAGAGGGCCTTCACTCTGCTCTCCTGGAAGACCCTGCTGTTGGCCTCTTGGGGGTTCCAGCTCTTAGGAGTTGGGCTCTGA
- the LOC136174304 gene encoding ecto-ADP-ribosyltransferase 5 isoform X3: protein MEEKAVLLLEKEMANHALLRESWETAQKAWEQKRPGLILPPGFRSQHGIAIIVYTNSSNTLYRELNQAVRTGGGSWESYMNHFPFKALHFYLTRALQLLRGGGGCSREPGQVVFRGVRRIHFEPKSVGDSIRLGQFASSSLDEAVARRFGNATFFSLRTCFGAPIQALSVFPEEREVLIPPYEVFEVTNFSKEGNQSLVTLSSSDQMCSHFNCAYLGEKKRLSCESVPIGGQGDSLSKRAFTLLSWKTLLLASWGFQLLGVGL from the exons atggaggagaaagcAGTGCTTCTGttagagaaggagatggccaaCCATGCCCTGCTGCGGGAGTCCTGGGAGACAGCCCAGAAGGCCTGGGAGCAAAAACGTCCAGGGCTCATTCTGCCTCCTGGCTTCAGAAGCCAGCACGGAATCGCCATCATCGTCTACACCAACTCATCCAACACTTTGTACCGGGAGCTGAACCAGGCTGTGCGGACTGGCGGTGGCTCCTGGGAGTCCTACATGAACCACTTCCCTTTCAAGGCCCTGCATTTCTACCTGACCCGGGCCCTGCAGCTGCTGCGGGGCGGTGGGGGCTGCAGCAGGGAACCCGGGCAGGTGGTGTTCCGAGGCGTGCGCAGGATTCACTTTGAACCCAAGAGTGTGGGGGACTCTATCCGCTTGGGCCAGTTTGCCTCCAGCTCCCTGGATGAGGCAGTGGCCCGCAGATTTGGTAATGCCACCTTCTTCTCTCTAAGGACTTGCTTTGGGGCCCCAATCCAGGCCCTGTCTGTCTTTCCTGAGGAGCGTGAGGTGCTGATCCCCCCATATGAAGTCTTCGAGGTGACAAATTTCTCTAAGGAAGGAAACCAAAGCCTGGTGACTCTCTCCAGCAGTGATCAGATGTGCAGCCACTTTAACTGCGCCTATCTGGGTG AGAAGAAGAGGCTGAGCTGTGAGTCTGTGCCAA tAGGAGGACAGGGAGACTCACTCTCCAAGAGGGCCTTCACTCTGCTCTCCTGGAAGACCCTGCTGTTGGCCTCTTGGGGGTTCCAGCTCTTAGGAGTTGGGCTCTGA
- the LOC136174304 gene encoding ecto-ADP-ribosyltransferase 5 isoform X1, whose amino-acid sequence MIRTTLLISLSCLSLYTLSSGVRYYDPGQGITIQYLSLAPDTFDDAYVGCSKEMEEKAVLLLEKEMANHALLRESWETAQKAWEQKRPGLILPPGFRSQHGIAIIVYTNSSNTLYRELNQAVRTGGGSWESYMNHFPFKALHFYLTRALQLLRGGGGCSREPGQVVFRGVRRIHFEPKSVGDSIRLGQFASSSLDEAVARRFGNATFFSLRTCFGAPIQALSVFPEEREVLIPPYEVFEVTNFSKEGNQSLVTLSSSDQMCSHFNCAYLGEKKRLSCESVPIGGQGDSLSKRAFTLLSWKTLLLASWGFQLLGVGL is encoded by the exons ATGATACGGACGACTCTGCTGATCAGCCTCAGCTGTCTCAGCCTCTACACCCTCAGCAGTGGTGTCCGCTATTATGACCCCGGGCAG GGTATTACCATCCAGTACCTGAGCCTGGCTCCAGATACATTTGATGATGCCTATGTGGGCTGCTCgaaggagatggaggagaaagcAGTGCTTCTGttagagaaggagatggccaaCCATGCCCTGCTGCGGGAGTCCTGGGAGACAGCCCAGAAGGCCTGGGAGCAAAAACGTCCAGGGCTCATTCTGCCTCCTGGCTTCAGAAGCCAGCACGGAATCGCCATCATCGTCTACACCAACTCATCCAACACTTTGTACCGGGAGCTGAACCAGGCTGTGCGGACTGGCGGTGGCTCCTGGGAGTCCTACATGAACCACTTCCCTTTCAAGGCCCTGCATTTCTACCTGACCCGGGCCCTGCAGCTGCTGCGGGGCGGTGGGGGCTGCAGCAGGGAACCCGGGCAGGTGGTGTTCCGAGGCGTGCGCAGGATTCACTTTGAACCCAAGAGTGTGGGGGACTCTATCCGCTTGGGCCAGTTTGCCTCCAGCTCCCTGGATGAGGCAGTGGCCCGCAGATTTGGTAATGCCACCTTCTTCTCTCTAAGGACTTGCTTTGGGGCCCCAATCCAGGCCCTGTCTGTCTTTCCTGAGGAGCGTGAGGTGCTGATCCCCCCATATGAAGTCTTCGAGGTGACAAATTTCTCTAAGGAAGGAAACCAAAGCCTGGTGACTCTCTCCAGCAGTGATCAGATGTGCAGCCACTTTAACTGCGCCTATCTGGGTG AGAAGAAGAGGCTGAGCTGTGAGTCTGTGCCAA tAGGAGGACAGGGAGACTCACTCTCCAAGAGGGCCTTCACTCTGCTCTCCTGGAAGACCCTGCTGTTGGCCTCTTGGGGGTTCCAGCTCTTAGGAGTTGGGCTCTGA